One region of Carassius carassius chromosome 41, fCarCar2.1, whole genome shotgun sequence genomic DNA includes:
- the sfrp2l gene encoding secreted frizzled-related protein 2-like isoform X1 — MFNLHSLCVIVLLVSSASRADEGAAADDDDEGLKAHPVSDFVTLTELGTVRSACKPVPNTMGLCFGIGYGEMRLPNLLGHDSAREAQQQSAAWMPLLGKHCHPDTRRFLCSLFAPVCLPGVTAPVRPCRGLCEAVRDACLPVMSAFGFPWPEMFNCSRFPDGSELCIPGERDPTRDEATDAIRGSAVCEVCSPDSGGEQEIQQDFCKSQFAFRLRIGSWSLVGTDVRVVPQGRSRVLRWAGGPRTAMEQSTLWLPHRCSCPALEGQHTGSYLALGHMQSGRMLLRRLLKWSRDEKELKKFIRMLLRQNC; from the exons ATGTTTAATCTTCATTCTCTGTGTGTGATCGTGCTGCTGGTTTCCAGCGCGTCCAGAGCTGATGAAGgtgctgctgctgatgatgatgatgaaggtctgAAAGCACACCCAGTGTCTGACTTCGTCACGTTGACGGAGCTCGGCACCGTGCGCTCGGCGTGTAAACCGGTTCCGAACACGATGGGTCTGTGTTTCGGGATCGGTTACGGAGAGATGCGCCTACCGAACCTGCTGGGTCACGACAGCGCGAGGGAAGCGCAGCAGCAGTCCGCCGCCTGGATGCCTCTGCTGGGCAAGCACTGTCACCCGGACACGCGGCGCTTCCTCTGCTCGCTCTTCGCGCCCGTGTGTTTACCGGGGGTCACGGCTCCGGTGCGCCCGTGTCGGGGTCTCTGTGAGGCGGTGCGGGACGCGTGTCTGCCCGTCATGAGCGCGTTCGGGTTTCCGTGGCCGGAGATGTTCAACTGCAGCCGGTTTCCAGATGGATCGGAGCTCTGCATCCCCGGAGAAAGAGACCCGACCCGAGATGAAGCCACCGACGCGATCAGAG GTTCTGCAGTGTGTGAAGTCTGCAGTCCAGACTCAGGAGGAGAGCAGGAGATCCAGCAGGACTTCTGCAAGAGTCAGTTTG CGTTCAGACTGCGGATCGGCTCCTGGTCTCTGGTCGGGACAGATGTGCGTGTGGTTCCTCAGGGACGCAGTCGTGTTCTCCGCTGGGCCGGTGGGCCACGGACTGCGATGGAGCAGAGCACCCTCTGGCTTCCACACAGATGCTCCTGTCCTGCGCTGGAGGGCCAGCACACGGGCTCCTACCTCGCCCTGGGTCACATGCAGAGTGGACGCATGCTCCTCAGAAGACTCCTCAAATGGTCCCGTGATGAGAAAGAGCTGAAAAAGTTCATCAGGATGCTGCTGAGACAAAACTGCTGA
- the sfrp2l gene encoding secreted frizzled-related protein 2-like isoform X2, translating into MFNLHSLCVIVLLVSSASRADEGAAADDDDEGLKAHPVSDFVTLTELGTVRSACKPVPNTMGLCFGIGYGEMRLPNLLGHDSAREAQQQSAAWMPLLGKHCHPDTRRFLCSLFAPVCLPGVTAPVRPCRGLCEAVRDACLPVMSAFGFPWPEMFNCSRFPDGSELCIPGERDPTRDEATDAIRGSAVCEVCSPDSGGEQEIQQDFCKTFRLRIGSWSLVGTDVRVVPQGRSRVLRWAGGPRTAMEQSTLWLPHRCSCPALEGQHTGSYLALGHMQSGRMLLRRLLKWSRDEKELKKFIRMLLRQNC; encoded by the exons ATGTTTAATCTTCATTCTCTGTGTGTGATCGTGCTGCTGGTTTCCAGCGCGTCCAGAGCTGATGAAGgtgctgctgctgatgatgatgatgaaggtctgAAAGCACACCCAGTGTCTGACTTCGTCACGTTGACGGAGCTCGGCACCGTGCGCTCGGCGTGTAAACCGGTTCCGAACACGATGGGTCTGTGTTTCGGGATCGGTTACGGAGAGATGCGCCTACCGAACCTGCTGGGTCACGACAGCGCGAGGGAAGCGCAGCAGCAGTCCGCCGCCTGGATGCCTCTGCTGGGCAAGCACTGTCACCCGGACACGCGGCGCTTCCTCTGCTCGCTCTTCGCGCCCGTGTGTTTACCGGGGGTCACGGCTCCGGTGCGCCCGTGTCGGGGTCTCTGTGAGGCGGTGCGGGACGCGTGTCTGCCCGTCATGAGCGCGTTCGGGTTTCCGTGGCCGGAGATGTTCAACTGCAGCCGGTTTCCAGATGGATCGGAGCTCTGCATCCCCGGAGAAAGAGACCCGACCCGAGATGAAGCCACCGACGCGATCAGAG GTTCTGCAGTGTGTGAAGTCTGCAGTCCAGACTCAGGAGGAGAGCAGGAGATCCAGCAGGACTTCTGCAAGA CGTTCAGACTGCGGATCGGCTCCTGGTCTCTGGTCGGGACAGATGTGCGTGTGGTTCCTCAGGGACGCAGTCGTGTTCTCCGCTGGGCCGGTGGGCCACGGACTGCGATGGAGCAGAGCACCCTCTGGCTTCCACACAGATGCTCCTGTCCTGCGCTGGAGGGCCAGCACACGGGCTCCTACCTCGCCCTGGGTCACATGCAGAGTGGACGCATGCTCCTCAGAAGACTCCTCAAATGGTCCCGTGATGAGAAAGAGCTGAAAAAGTTCATCAGGATGCTGCTGAGACAAAACTGCTGA
- the tomt gene encoding transmembrane O-methyltransferase homolog, with protein MTLQVRRRCKRRPRALHALFRRRNLIGCCMCVCLHPCRIPSVRLSSEHSHPQSQSCGSTEFRIWLEQKMVSPAIAFAFLPLLLTLIIRYRYYFVLLYRAVLIRWVRDCVTGLTREERAYQYILTHATPGDVQSILDTFDQWCSSVEFISNIGPKKGKILDRLLQEHCPITVLELGTHCGYSTVRIARSLPIGARIYSVEMDEGNAKVAEKIIRLAGFDEDMVELIVRPSDEVIPRLREDFGVERLDLVFMDHWKRCYLPDLQLLEGSGLLGEGSIILADNVIFPGAPKFLRHARYSGLYEVRVHRAMLEYMRGIRDGMAELTFLGIK; from the exons ATGACGCTCCAGGTGAGACGCAGGTGTAAGAGGAGGCCTCGTGCACTGCATGCATTATTCAGACGGAggaatctgattggctgttgcATGTGCGTGTGTCTGCACCCCTGTCGCATTCCGTCGGTTCGTCTGTCTTCTGAACACAGTCATCCTCAGAGTCAATCGTGTGGGTCAACAGAGTTCCGGATCTG GTTGGAGCAGAAGATGGTTTCTCCTGCGATTGCTTTTGCTTTTCTTCCACTCTTACTCACGCTGATCATCCGTTACCGTTATTATTTCGTGCTGCTGTATCGAGCCGTTCTGATTCGCTGGGTGCGGGACTGTGTGACGGGCCTCACCCGAGAGGAGCGGGCGTATCAATACATCCTAACCCACGCCACACCCGGAGACGTCCAGAGCATCCTGGACACATTCGACCAGTGGTGCAGCTCAGTGGAGTTCATCAGCAACATCGGACCCAAGAAAg GTAAGATTCTGGACCGGCTGCTGCAGGAACACTGTCCCATCACTGTGCTGGAACTGGGCACTCACTGCGGCTACAGCACGGTCCGCATCGCTCGCTCGTTGCCCATCGGCGCACGCATTTACTCCGTCGAGATGGACGAGGGAAACGCTAAGGTGGCTGAGAAAATCATCCGGCTGGCAGGTTTTGATGAAGACATG GTGGAGCTGATCGTGCGTCCGTCGGATGAGGTGATCCCGCGTCTGCGTGAGGATTTCGGCGTGGAGCGTCTGGATCTGGTCTTCATGGATCACTGGAAGCGCTGTTACCTGCCGGACCTGCAACTGCTGGAGGGCAGCGGTCTGCTCGGTGAGGGCTCCATCATTCTGGCCGACAACGTCATCTTCCCCGGAGCGCCCAAATTCCTGAGACATGCACGGTACTCGGGCCTGTACGAGGTCAGAGTTCACCGCGCCATGCTGGAGTACATGCGGGGCATCCGCGACGGTATGGCCGAGCTCACCTTCCTCGGGATCAAGTAA